The Streptococcus gwangjuense nucleotide sequence GAGGAAGTATGAAATTAAATATTCAAGAAATTCGTAAGCAGTCTGAAGGCTTGCATTTTGAACAAACATTAGACCTAGCCGCAGACCTGCGTGAACGCAATCAAGAAATTTTAGATGTAAAAGATATCCTTGCAGTTGGGAAAGTACAGTACGAAGACCGTATGTATTTCTTAGATTATCAACTATCTTATACCATTGTTCTGGCTTCAAGTCGCAGTATGGAGCCAGTTGAGTTAATTGAATCTTATCCAGTAACGGAAGTTTTCATGGAAGGTGCAACTAACCAACTAGATCAGGAAGTTTTAGATGATGATTTGGTCTTGCCTATCGAAAATGGAGAACTGGACCTTGCTGAGAGCGTATCAGACAATATCCTACTAAACATTCCTATCAAGGTCTTGACTGCTGAAGAAGAGGCTGGTCAAGGATTTGTTTCAGGAAAT carries:
- a CDS encoding YceD family protein yields the protein MKLNIQEIRKQSEGLHFEQTLDLAADLRERNQEILDVKDILAVGKVQYEDRMYFLDYQLSYTIVLASSRSMEPVELIESYPVTEVFMEGATNQLDQEVLDDDLVLPIENGELDLAESVSDNILLNIPIKVLTAEEEAGQGFVSGNDWQIMTEEEYQAQQAVKKEENSPFAGLQGLFDGDE